A window of Phaseolus vulgaris cultivar G19833 chromosome 4, P. vulgaris v2.0, whole genome shotgun sequence genomic DNA:
TTAAATATTTGATGTTTAGCAAAATATCATCAATCCAGCAGAATATTACTCTGCCATTTGTTTCCTTTATAATAGCATTTGTGCTAGAAGACATAACTAATAAACCCACTCAATATTTTGCTGCATTATACCCATCTCACTCACAGAGAAACATCATCTTCCTATTACAGACACCATAGTATGTCCTTCCAAAAAGTTGTTCTTTATTAAAGTGGAAAACAAAATCCTCTAAAGTGAATACATCCTTGCTCAGTCTAGAGATCAGCTCACCTTTGAGGAGCCTAGGCCAAGATGAaaatttaagaagaaaaaattttCACACCTTCTGGGTATCCTCTGAAAAGTCACCCAAACTTAACCAAAATTTGCCTAGATCCAGTAACAGATTCCAAACAGAGATAAGCAGTTGTTTGCCTATCTTTAGAAAATCATTGACATAAGGAGATTCACTTTCAAAATCACAATGCACGAGTTTTATATATTACCAAGATACctaaaatcagaaaataaaataatcttataCTTCGAAAAGGTGCTTATAGAACAAAACTGTCTAGGAGAGATGTTTTATTGCAAGAAGTCAAATGTAAATTAATGAAATTCAGAATTTTACTCTGACCCACCTGAGATGGATTAAACTTCTTGACCATTTTGATTTAAACTTTTAATGCATGGAAATGCACTCAACAAGTCACAAAATAACTTTCATTAACAGGTCCAGGCACATTACAGAATTACCACACTGAATTAGAACAGATTATTCACAAGTGATGCTCTCTGCCATGCATACACACCCCAGAAAAGAACTGATAATGCCACATAAGACGTTTCTTGATCTTCAAAACCATAAATGCCCCACTATCTATTCACACAAAGCTTCCCATTAATGCAAAAAGCCACGTGCAAACCAGGACTACTTCCTTCTCAACATTAACGAAAACCTCTATGCAAAAAATAGAATACTAATCTAATCCCCTAGTCCGCATAAATCCAAAAGCAAAAACAGGAAATAAACTATATTGCTTTCCCAAAAAgagaaacaaacaaacaaagaaaCCCAAAAAAGCAAAATTAACACACAAGAAAAGGATCTTCACCTGTGAAAAGCTTGAAAGCCGTTGGCCTGCTCCTCTTCTGTGTAACCCAAAACACATCTTGCTTCTTATTCATATACAACCCCGGATCAACTATTATCGGCCTCGCACGCTGATGACTAACCAACACACACATCACAAAAAACCAATCACATAAatctaaaaacaaaacaaaagaccccacacagaaaagaaaaaattaaaatcataacaacaccaccatcaaaaaattaaaaagactCACTCTTTCCATCCAATGTCACTCGTATGATCAATGAAATTCAGATCCCGTGGCAAGTATGAAAACGTGTGCAGCAGATCTAACCATCACagaacaaaaaaaatacaaacatcagcaaaaaacatttttttacagACATCAAAGCTGTAGTTCATAGGATTAGAAACCATACTATCTCCGACAATTGAACACAACTGCAAACCCCAGAATTAGAAATTCAACACAACCGGTTAAACTAGAACAAATCTAGTACTAGTAGATCCAAGTTAAACCGGAACAAGCTTGTCCCAGTTGGTCCCCCGGTTAAACTGGAACAACTCCATACCAATTGATCCCCCCAAGTTAAACTAGAACAATCTAGTACCAGTTGATCCAGGTTAAACTAGTACAATCTCGTCCTAGTTGATCCAAGTTAAACCAGAACAATCTCACATTAGTTTATCCAAGTTAAACTAAAAAACATGGTACCAGATGATCTAGATTAGACCAGAACAATCTCGTGCCATTGTTCCACGCGCTTTCCAACGAAAAATCAGGAAAACTGAAGCAAATTATCCACCTAACTAACCAACTAATTAAAAGAGTAACTGACTAACTAACCATCTTGTGTAACAAGAGGGTAATCGGAGGCGCTGAGGTTGATGAACCAATCCCAATCGCCGAGCTCTCGCAGCAGAATCGCGGCGGCGTGGAGCGTGTTGGCCACCATGGTGGGCCCCCTGTAGGTCACCAGGTTCGCCTTCTTGATCACCCTCACATTCCCGAACCGCCGGAACAGCGGGTGCTCCTCCACAAACCTCGCCAGATCCGCGCGCTCCTCCGCCGAGGCCTCCAGGTCCAGGTGCACCACGTAGCGGTTCCCGGGGTGGTAAAGCGCCAGCAGCACACGCCTCACCGCGCCGCCGTCTCCGGCAGAGCCCGACACCAGGTACGCCAGGCGAGGCGGCGGCGGGAGCGCTGAGACCGGGAGCGGGCGGAGCTTGGACTCGACGAAGACGGAGTAGGAGGCGGCGGTGATCGAGCGGTAGAAGGGGAGAATCGGAGTACCCTCCGGCGAGGTCAGCGTGGCGACGAAGAGGAGGAAGAGCGAGAGGAGAGCACCCACCGCCAGCGGGAACACCCACCTCCGCTCGGCGTGGTGGTGGTGATGCCGCAAATGCATATAATAGTTCTTCAACTTCTTCATGATCTGTAATACAATAACTTCAACTTCAACTTGAAGCTCTTACGCTTGTGGGAATGAACTGAAACTGAAA
This region includes:
- the LOC137836862 gene encoding beta-glucuronosyltransferase GlcAT14A translates to MKKLKNYYMHLRHHHHHAERRWVFPLAVGALLSLFLLFVATLTSPEGTPILPFYRSITAASYSVFVESKLRPLPVSALPPPPRLAYLVSGSAGDGGAVRRVLLALYHPGNRYVVHLDLEASAEERADLARFVEEHPLFRRFGNVRVIKKANLVTYRGPTMVANTLHAAAILLRELGDWDWFINLSASDYPLVTQDDLLHTFSYLPRDLNFIDHTSDIGWKDHQRARPIIVDPGLYMNKKQDVFWVTQKRSRPTAFKLFTGSAWMALSKSFIDYCIWGWDNLPRTVLMYYSNFISSPEGYFHTVICNAQEFRNTTVNSDLHFISWDNPPKQHPHYLTVEDMKGMVDSNAPFARKFHREDPVLDKIDAELLSRGPGMTVPGGWCIGKRENGTDPCSQIGDTNILRPGQGSKRLEALISSLLSNKKFRPRQCV